In one Solanum dulcamara chromosome 1, daSolDulc1.2, whole genome shotgun sequence genomic region, the following are encoded:
- the LOC129894178 gene encoding F-box protein At5g49610-like has translation MSSSQCKLFIYEEIIINVLNRLPLKSLARFKCVSKNWRKYIAEIYRCRLQWPKPFLIGFFFVEKRLQSHFFFSYKESPLLIGTSLDESVNFIGDRVYVVASSNGFLLCNKLRSRQRIYYVYNPATKHRFELPKTPISMKDPYVGFIVKETDESVSFTIVRYVVTTPVSRNNFRFQYSLTIESFSSETNEWTANSVIEDVPFALYPSRDEISSSSAGVVNGVFFWLDNYGQWMTVYDSVKKCFWALELPERRTVIYPGYCCLGLSGGELCFASTGWTTITCWQLNSFPSRDSIWVRTFAVNVPSVVQKCQEDFGLGGGSSIDREVRNIVFHPALPHILYLQIRSMVISYDLITNNAELVYDFGEAWRKTKHYKLFSYEWPQWPRLQ, from the coding sequence ATGAGTAGTAGTCAATGCAAATTGTTTATttatgaagaaatcataatcAATGTACTGAATCGCCTGCCTTTGAAATCACTAGCAAGGTTTAAATGCGTATCAAAGAACTGGCGGAAGTACATTGCTGAAATTTACCGTTGTCGTCTCCAATGGCCCAAGCCCTTCCTAATTGGTTTCTTTTTTGTAGAGAAACGTTTGCAAAGTCATTTCTTCTTCTCATACAAGGAATCACCATTGTTAATTGGTACTAGTTTGGATGAGTCTGTCAATTTTATCGGTGACAGAGTGTATGTTGTTGCTTCTTCTAATGGGTTTTTACTCTGCAACAAGCTTAGAAGTAGACAAAGGATTTATTATGTTTATAATCCTGCAACAAAGCATCGTTTTGAACTCCCTAAAACCCCAATCTCTATGAAGGATCCATACGTTGGATTTATAGTAAAGGAGACAGATGAGTCTGTATCATTTACTATAGTTCGTTATGTAGTAACTACTCCAGTAAGTAGGAATAACTTCAGGTTCCAGTATAGTTTAACAATTGAAAGTTTCTCTTCAGAGACTAATGAGTGGACTGCTAATTCAGTAATTGAGGATGTACCTTTTGCATTGTACCCTTCTAGGGATGAGATTTCGTCATCCTCAGCTGGTGTAGTTAATGGAGTATTCTTTTGGCTAGATAATTATGGACAATGGATGACTGTTTATGATAGTGTAAAAAAGTGTTTTTGGGCTTTGGAATTGCCTGAACGGAGGACGGTGATCTATCCCGGTTATTGTTGTCTTGGATTATCAGGCGGGGAACTCTGTTTTGCATCGACTGGTTGGACAACCATCACTTGTTGGCAACTCAACAGTTTTCCTAGTCgagattccatatgggttaggACCTTTGCAGTAAATGTTCCTTCTGTAGTTCAGAAATGTCAAGAGGATTTTGGACTTGGAGGAGGCAGTTCTATTGATAGGGAGGTTAGGAACATAGTTTTTCACCCTGCTCTCCCGCACATCTTGTATTTGCAAATAAGAAGCATGGTTATTTCTTATGACTTGATAACAAATAATGCTGAACTTGTGTATGATTTTGGAGAAGCTTGGCGGAAGACAAAACACTACAAATTGTTTTCCTATGAGTGGCCTCAATGGCCACGTCTCCAGTAG